In the genome of Vanacampus margaritifer isolate UIUO_Vmar chromosome 1, RoL_Vmar_1.0, whole genome shotgun sequence, one region contains:
- the fgd1 gene encoding FYVE, RhoGEF and PH domain-containing protein 1, protein MSGLVLCCAMYMDRSSLSRGPPSSLSPSLLAKSLSLEPPCGPQQSTASSSSPAGLQEEEVNDTGPPQLCKSRPPLLGPKPQVPPKPPHLQHQVAALRTRPRAPDKPLPPPPPFKPSRPEDHASPTCVLSLIEKFEREQIIVVPDITGGALCPRLLDNPLSRPSSPPSSSSAPTVPEEQEGGLPELKRHDDDVQEMEGLEAPASVELSERLPSDQSGLPPERLSLPSSSQTDGKLANRDSGIDSISSPSHSEELCFVGVDDGGGGGVFSCGLPRLSSSSSYAGEGEDGEARSAARRRDFSEDADSDLEEEEEEAELTLVLSAPRQDLAELSVQQRVFNIANELLHTEIAYVSKLHLLDQVFCARLLEEARSRSSFPCDVIHGIFSNICSIYCFHQQFLLPALQKRMEEWDSNPRIGDILQKLAPFLKMYGEYVKNFDRAMELVNTWMERSALFKGIIHDIQRDKRCANLTLQHHMLEPVQRIPRYELLLKDYLHRLPEDAPDYKDAQKSLELIATAAEHSNAAIKKMERMRKLLKVYELLGGEEDIVNPTNELIKEGHILKLSNKNGTSQDRYLILFNDRLLYCVPKLRLIGQKYGVRARIDVDGMELKEMSSAAVPRTFLVSGKQRSLELQARTEDEKKDWIQAIQATIQRHEHTMETFRHLTCSLRDEESTPPHSPSCAELGKRAPTPIREKEVTLCMKCQEAFNALTRRRHHCKACGHVVCGKCSEFRARLSYDNNRTNRVCVDCYAMLVGVVPPPSVVAGSSQRRRSILEKQASLAAENSVMCSFLHHMEKGGGRGWQKAWFVIPENEPLVLYIYGAPQDVKAQRSVPLIGFDVSLPESCDRLERRHTFKISQSHLTLYFSADGEELQRRWMDVFSRAGKGEEPQPHHPIVESVEEEGEEPEGAEGDNT, encoded by the exons GTCCCCCGTCCTCCTTGAGTCCTAGCTTGCTGGCAAAGAGTCTCTCTCTGGAGCCTCCTTGTGGCCCTCAACAGTCCACAGCCTCCTCCTCAAGTCCCGCCGGGCTCCAGGAGGAGGAAGTGAATGACACCGGACCGCCTCAGTTATGTAAAAGCCGGCCTCCTCTGCTCGGCCCGAAGCCTCAAG TCCCCCCCAAGCCGCCCCACCTGCAGCATCAGGTGGCAGCTTTGAGGACCCGACCCCGGGCGCCGGACAAGCCGCTGCCACCTCCTCCGCCCTTCAAGCCCTCCCGTCCCGAGGACCATGCTTCACCCACCTGCGTTCTGTCACTTATCGAGAAGTTTGAGCG TGAGCAGATCATCGTGGTTCCTGACATCACCGGGGGAGCCCTGTGTCCCCGCCTCCTCGACAACCCATTATCTCGACCTTCATctccaccatcatcatcgtcagcTCCCACCGTCCCCGAGGAACAGGAGGGGGGTCTTCCTGAGCTCAAACGTCACGATGATGATGTTCAGGAAATGGAGGGGCTAGAGGCGCCGGCGTCCGTGGAGCTAAGCGAACGTCTGCCGTCCGACCAATCGGGTCTGCCACCCGAGCGTTTgtccctcccctcctcctcgcAGACAGATGGCAAGCTGGCCAATCGCGACAGTGGCATCGACAGTATCAGCTCGCCGTCACACAGCGAGGAGCTCTGCTTTGTGGGTGTGGACGACGGTGGCGGTGGTGGAGTTTTCTCCTGTGGCCTTCCTCGACTCTCCAGCTCGTCCTCGTACGCCGGCGAGGGCGAGGACGGCGAGGCGAGGAGCGCGGccaggaggcgggacttctcgGAGGATGCAGACAGTGACctagaggaagaggaggaggaggccgaGCTTACCTTGGTGCTTTCAGCCCCCAGACAAGACTTGGCTGAG CTGTCCGTCCAACAGAGGGTATTTAACATTGCCAACGAGCTCCTTCACACAGAGATCGCCTATGTGTCCAAACTTCACCTACTGGACCAG GTCTTCTGCGCCCGACTGCTGGAGGAAGCGCGCTCCCGCTCTTCTTTCCCATGTGACGTCATTCACGGAATCTTCTCCAACATCTGCTCCATCTACTGCTTCCACCAGCAGTTCCTTCTGCCAGCCCTGCAGAAACGCATGGAGGAGTG GGACTCAAACCCACGCATTGGAGACATCCTGCAAAAGCTTGCACCCTTCCTTAAGATGTACGGCGAGTATGTGAAGAACTTCGACCGTGCTATGGAGCTCGTCAACACATGGATGGAGAGGTCGGCTCTGTTCAAGGGCATCATACACGACATCCAG agggACAAGCGCTGCGCTAACCTGACACTCCAACATCATATGTTGGAGCCAGTCCAAAGGATTCCTCGATATGAACTCCTGCTCAAAGATTATCTACACCGCCTACCAGAGGACGCGCCGGACTACAAAGATGCTCAGA AGTCTCTAGAGCTCATCGCTACGGCCGCTGAACATTCCAACGCCGCCATCAAGAAAATG GAGCGAATGCGGAAGCTGCTGAAGGTGTACGAACTCTTGGGCGGCGAAGAGGACATCGTGAATCCGACCAATGAGCTCATCAAGGAGGGGCACATCCTCAAACTTTCCAACAAGAACGGCACTTCGCAGGATCGATACCTCATCCTG TTCAACGACAGGCTGCTGTACTGCGTTCCCAAGCTGCGTCTGATTGGTCAGAAGTATGGTGTCCGAGCTCGTATCGATGTGGACGGCATGGAA CTGAAGGAGATGAGCAGCGCAGCAGTTCCTCGGACTTTCTTGGTGTCAGGCAAGCAGCGTTCACTTGAGCTACAGGCCCG GACAGAAGATGAGAAGAAAGACTGGATCCAG GCCATCCAGGCCACCATCCAGAGACACGAACACACCATGGAGACATTTCGTCACCTGACTTGCTCGTTACGAGACGAGGAGTCCACACCCCCTCATTCCCCG AGCTGCGCCGAGCTGGGGAAACGTGCGCCGACGCCCATCCGTGAGAAGGAAGTGACGTTGTGCATGAAATGCCAGGAGGCGTTCAACGCCCTGACCAGGCGGCGCCACCACTGCAAGGCCTGCGGTCAC GTGGTTTGTGGGAAATGCTCAGAGTTCCGCGCCCGCCTCTCATACGACAACAACCGCACCAACCGCGTGTGCGTGGACTGCTACGCTATGCTAGTGGGTGTGGTCCCGCCCCCTTCTGTCGTGGCCGGCAGCAGCCAGAGGAGGCGCTcaatacttgag AAACAAGCCTCACTGGCGGCCGAGAACAGCGTCATGTGCAGCTTTCTGCATCACATGGAGAAAGGAGGTGGCCGAGGCTGGCAGAAGGCCTGGTTCGTCATCCCCGAAAACGAACCCCTGGTTCTCTACATCTATGGAGCTCCTCAG GATGTGAAGGCACAGCGCAGCGTTCCTCTGATTGGCTTCGACGTTTCCCTCCCAGAATCATGTGACCGCCTGGAGCGTCGGCACACCTTTAAGATTTCTCAGAGTCACCTGACGCTCTATTTCAGCGCGGACGGCGAGGAGCTCCAGCGCCGATGGATGGACGTATTTTCCCGGGCCGGCAAAGGAGAGGAGCCCCAGCCTCACCATCCAATCGTGGAGAGCGTGGAGGAAGAAGGGGAGGAGCCAGAAGGGGCAGAAGGGGACAACACGTGA